Proteins encoded together in one Bacillota bacterium window:
- a CDS encoding nodulation protein NfeD: MLGLVRPRNRQIFAMCVLIFVGMVLLSPAVPVQGRVADQVVVLTVDGLIVPVVAQYLDRGIADAERLGAVCVIELNTPGGLYDTTQKIVQRIMNADVPVVVFVSPAGGWAGSAGTFITISADVAAMAPGSRIGAAHPVAAGGEQMTEAQEEKIVEDAAAWVRSIAEMRGRNAEKAELTVTESRSYTDSQALEFNLIDLQAPNLAELLQLIDGRTVTLDSGEIVRLATADAPLEREGMNWVERTLHTLSNPTIAYILLSLGMLGLLIEFYNPGAIFPGAAGGLALVLALYSLGTLDASWGGIALIILGFVLLALELFVVSFGLLAAGGLIAIVLGSMILFAGSPEGFKVNIGVMAAIVAGITLFAIFTVQSAVKMRKRQAATGREGMSGAVAVALTQLDPKGEVLLEGERWRAVAEDGPVEADEEVVVVRMEDGLKLVVRRREKTGGG; encoded by the coding sequence GTGTTGGGTCTGGTACGGCCCCGTAACAGGCAGATCTTCGCCATGTGCGTGCTGATTTTTGTCGGGATGGTGCTTCTGAGTCCGGCGGTTCCGGTTCAGGGCCGAGTGGCCGACCAGGTTGTGGTATTGACGGTGGACGGCCTCATCGTTCCGGTGGTGGCGCAGTACCTGGACCGGGGCATTGCTGATGCGGAACGGCTGGGCGCGGTTTGCGTCATTGAGCTAAATACCCCGGGAGGACTTTACGACACCACCCAGAAGATTGTTCAACGAATAATGAACGCCGACGTCCCAGTGGTGGTTTTCGTCTCACCCGCCGGGGGTTGGGCCGGTTCGGCCGGCACGTTCATTACCATTTCGGCCGACGTGGCGGCGATGGCCCCGGGGAGCCGCATCGGCGCCGCTCACCCGGTGGCGGCCGGCGGCGAGCAGATGACCGAGGCCCAGGAGGAGAAGATCGTTGAGGATGCGGCGGCTTGGGTGCGGAGCATCGCCGAGATGCGGGGGCGCAACGCCGAGAAGGCCGAGCTGACAGTGACCGAAAGCCGGTCCTACACCGACAGCCAGGCCCTGGAGTTCAACCTGATCGACTTGCAAGCGCCGAACCTGGCTGAGCTCTTGCAGCTGATCGACGGGCGGACCGTCACCCTGGACAGCGGCGAGATTGTACGGCTGGCTACGGCGGATGCGCCGCTGGAACGGGAGGGAATGAACTGGGTCGAGCGAACCTTGCACACCTTAAGCAATCCCACTATCGCCTACATACTGCTCTCGCTCGGAATGCTCGGTTTGCTGATCGAGTTCTACAACCCGGGGGCCATTTTCCCGGGAGCGGCCGGAGGGTTGGCCCTGGTTCTGGCCCTGTATTCACTGGGAACGCTGGATGCCTCCTGGGGAGGGATCGCGTTAATTATCCTGGGATTCGTCCTGCTCGCCTTGGAATTGTTCGTAGTCAGTTTCGGCCTCTTGGCCGCAGGGGGGTTAATTGCCATTGTGCTTGGTTCAATGATTCTTTTTGCCGGCAGCCCGGAGGGTTTCAAGGTAAATATCGGCGTGATGGCCGCAATCGTCGCCGGCATCACCCTGTTTGCTATTTTTACGGTGCAATCAGCAGTAAAGATGCGCAAGCGCCAGGCGGCCACCGGCCGGGAGGGGATGTCCGGCGCGGTTGCGGTGGCTCTTACCCAGCTTGACCCCAAGGGAGAGGTTCTGCTTGAAGGTGAGCGCTGGCGCGCAGTGGCCGAGGACGGTCCGGTCGAAGCCGACGAGGAGGTGGTCGTTGTTCGGATGGAGGACGGCCTGAAGTTGGTGGTGCGCCGGCGTGAAAAAACCGGCGGCGGTTAG
- a CDS encoding slipin family protein, with the protein MLEFLMFWGVLIALAVMFLSSAIRIVQEYERGVIFRLGRFVGARGPGLFFLIPIIERMEKVDLRVVTADVPTQEAITRDNVTVKVNAVIYFRVVDPGNAVLKVLDHIRATSQLAQTTLRSVLGQSELDELLAQRDQINQRLQKIIDEGTEPWGVKVSMVEVRDVELPQAMQRAMAAQAAAERDRRAKVIHADGEFQAAQKLADAAAIIGTHPAAIQLRYLQTLTDISGEKGSSTIVFPLPMDFIKVLERFTAIPERSAE; encoded by the coding sequence ATGCTGGAGTTTCTGATGTTCTGGGGCGTGCTGATTGCGTTGGCCGTAATGTTCCTGTCCTCCGCTATCCGGATCGTCCAGGAATACGAGCGGGGGGTGATTTTCCGGCTGGGCCGGTTCGTCGGGGCGCGTGGGCCGGGACTGTTCTTTCTCATTCCGATCATCGAACGGATGGAGAAAGTGGACCTCCGGGTGGTGACCGCCGATGTGCCCACCCAGGAGGCGATTACCCGGGACAACGTGACCGTAAAAGTCAACGCGGTCATCTACTTTCGCGTGGTGGACCCCGGTAACGCCGTTTTGAAGGTGCTCGACCACATCCGGGCGACGTCGCAACTGGCCCAGACCACGCTGCGGAGCGTGCTCGGCCAGAGCGAGCTGGACGAGTTGCTCGCGCAGCGCGATCAGATCAACCAGCGCCTGCAGAAGATCATCGACGAGGGTACCGAGCCCTGGGGCGTGAAGGTGTCGATGGTCGAGGTGCGAGACGTGGAACTGCCCCAGGCGATGCAGCGGGCTATGGCCGCCCAGGCGGCTGCCGAGAGGGACCGGCGGGCGAAGGTCATCCACGCCGACGGCGAGTTTCAGGCGGCCCAGAAGTTGGCCGACGCCGCCGCCATCATCGGCACCCACCCGGCCGCCATCCAGTTGCGGTACCTGCAGACCCTGACCGACATTTCCGGGGAGAAAGGATCCAGTACAATCGTGTTTCCCCTGCCGATGGACTTTATCAAGGTGTTGGAGCGTTTCACCGCTATTCCGGAACGGTCGGCGGAATAG
- the ribE gene encoding 6,7-dimethyl-8-ribityllumazine synthase: MAKVFEGHLIGEGLRFGIVVGRFNEFITHKLLSAAQDALVRHGVAENDIEVAWVPGAFEIPLVARRMLARNRYDAVLCLGTVIRGGTPHFEYVAAEVAKGVAKVGLETGTPVIFGVITADTIEQAIERAGTKAGNKGWQAAVSGIEMANLVRSLESSS, translated from the coding sequence TTGGCGAAGGTTTTCGAAGGGCACCTGATCGGTGAGGGTTTGCGGTTTGGAATCGTGGTGGGCCGGTTTAATGAATTCATCACCCATAAGCTGCTTTCAGCCGCCCAGGACGCCCTGGTCAGGCACGGCGTAGCGGAGAACGACATCGAAGTGGCCTGGGTGCCCGGCGCTTTCGAGATCCCCCTGGTGGCCCGCCGTATGCTGGCCAGGAACCGCTACGACGCGGTCCTTTGTCTGGGCACCGTAATCCGTGGGGGTACGCCCCACTTCGAATACGTCGCCGCCGAGGTGGCCAAGGGCGTCGCCAAAGTGGGGCTGGAGACCGGCACTCCGGTGATCTTCGGGGTAATTACGGCCGACACCATCGAGCAGGCGATCGAGCGGGCCGGCACCAAGGCTGGAAACAAGGGTTGGCAGGCGGCGGTCAGCGGCATCGAAATGGCCAACCTGGTCCGCAGCCTGGAGAGTTCATCGTAG
- the rpmB gene encoding 50S ribosomal protein L28 produces the protein MAKKCDVCGKGVVVGMKLSHSHIRTKRTWEPNLQRVRALVDGKPQRIRVCTRCLRSGRVVRAV, from the coding sequence GTGGCCAAGAAATGTGACGTCTGCGGCAAGGGCGTGGTTGTGGGGATGAAACTCAGCCACTCGCACATCCGCACCAAGCGCACCTGGGAACCCAACCTGCAGCGGGTCAGGGCGCTGGTGGACGGCAAACCCCAAAGGATCAGGGTCTGCACCCGTTGCCTGCGCAGCGGCCGGGTGGTTCGCGCCGTGTAG
- the rseP gene encoding RIP metalloprotease RseP, translated as MLTVIAVIVVFGLLIFIHELGHFLMAKRAGILVHEFALGFGPKLAGLRRGETEYTLRAVPLGGFVRFAGMDPKEEEYDPARSYKHKSVGRRMGVIAAGPLANFFLAVVLLAVIFMVQGQPTPTTVVRTVLPDRPAAEAGLQPGDRIVAVDGRQVGNWEQLVGEIKNRPGETLVLTVEREGRHLQLPVVPADEDGVGKIGFAPDIQPVRVGFFSALAGGVQYTVQITLLIIGFLGQMITGHAPADVGGPVRIVAEIGTAAQLGLMPLLQLAAFLSINVGLFNLLPIPALDGSRLLFLSWEGLTRRPVNPEREGMFHLVGFALLLLLIVVITYNDIAQLMM; from the coding sequence ATGCTTACGGTCATCGCCGTAATTGTCGTATTCGGTCTCTTGATTTTCATTCACGAGTTGGGACATTTCCTGATGGCCAAACGTGCCGGGATACTGGTGCACGAGTTCGCTCTGGGCTTCGGGCCGAAATTGGCCGGTCTTCGCCGGGGGGAGACGGAATACACCTTGAGAGCGGTGCCGCTCGGGGGTTTCGTTCGGTTCGCCGGTATGGACCCCAAGGAAGAGGAATATGACCCGGCCCGGAGCTACAAGCATAAGTCGGTCGGCCGGCGCATGGGCGTGATCGCGGCCGGACCGCTGGCCAACTTCTTCCTGGCGGTGGTCCTCTTGGCCGTCATTTTTATGGTCCAGGGTCAGCCCACCCCGACCACCGTGGTGCGAACGGTGCTGCCCGACCGGCCGGCGGCGGAGGCCGGCCTCCAGCCGGGTGACCGGATCGTGGCGGTCGACGGGCGGCAGGTGGGCAACTGGGAGCAACTGGTGGGCGAAATCAAAAACCGGCCGGGCGAGACCCTGGTCCTGACGGTGGAACGGGAAGGCCGGCATCTTCAGCTGCCGGTGGTCCCGGCGGATGAGGACGGCGTGGGCAAAATCGGTTTCGCCCCGGACATACAGCCGGTACGGGTGGGGTTTTTTAGTGCCCTGGCCGGCGGGGTGCAGTACACGGTCCAGATCACGCTTTTGATCATCGGCTTCTTGGGCCAGATGATCACCGGCCACGCGCCGGCCGACGTAGGGGGGCCGGTCCGGATTGTGGCCGAGATCGGTACCGCGGCCCAGCTCGGACTGATGCCGCTGTTGCAGCTGGCTGCTTTCCTGAGCATCAACGTGGGGCTCTTCAACCTGCTGCCCATCCCGGCGCTGGACGGCAGCCGCCTGCTGTTTCTCTCCTGGGAGGGCCTTACGCGGCGGCCGGTGAATCCGGAGCGGGAGGGGATGTTCCACCTGGTGGGCTTCGCCCTGCTGCTGCTGTTGATCGTGGTCATCACCTACAACGACATCGCCCAATTGATGATGTAA
- the moaA gene encoding GTP 3',8-cyclase MoaA, which translates to MRDNFERQITYLRVSLTERCNLNCFYCRPGEHTGPAADGLPLDGLVRVIRAGARVGIRKIRLTGGEPLVRPDVVPVVAALNEIPQIDDIALTTNGSLLVPRAQALKAAGLKRVNISLDTLRPDRFRTITKNGELAPVMDGLEAALAHGLHPVKLNMVVMRGINDDEVEDFVRLTQDRPLHVRFIELMPIGASSSWASDYYVPADEIRRKIDERYGPLQTVRPGGGDGPARCWKIPGFEGTVGLIAPLSGYFCPSCNRLRLTAAGTLRPCLCQGNEIDLVEPLARGVSDEELAALVVQAVLRKPQGHPENEIRPVCDRLMSEIGG; encoded by the coding sequence GTGCGGGATAACTTTGAGCGGCAGATTACCTACTTGCGGGTGTCCTTGACCGAAAGGTGCAATTTGAACTGCTTCTACTGCCGCCCGGGCGAGCACACAGGGCCTGCAGCGGACGGTCTGCCGCTGGATGGTCTGGTGCGGGTGATTCGTGCCGGGGCCCGGGTGGGCATCAGGAAAATCCGCCTTACCGGGGGCGAGCCCCTGGTCCGCCCGGATGTAGTTCCCGTGGTGGCGGCGCTCAACGAAATCCCGCAAATCGACGACATCGCCCTGACCACAAACGGCTCGCTGCTTGTGCCCCGGGCGCAGGCCCTGAAGGCGGCGGGGCTGAAACGGGTGAATATCAGCCTGGACACCCTGCGGCCGGACCGGTTCCGCACCATAACCAAAAACGGCGAACTCGCCCCGGTAATGGATGGGTTGGAAGCCGCCCTCGCCCACGGCTTGCATCCGGTGAAGCTCAACATGGTGGTAATGCGGGGCATCAACGACGACGAGGTCGAAGATTTCGTGCGCCTGACGCAAGACCGTCCCCTGCACGTCCGGTTTATCGAACTCATGCCCATTGGGGCAAGCAGCAGTTGGGCGTCCGACTATTATGTCCCGGCCGACGAAATCCGGCGCAAGATCGACGAGCGTTACGGCCCGCTGCAGACGGTACGGCCGGGTGGCGGTGACGGCCCGGCCCGTTGCTGGAAGATCCCGGGCTTTGAGGGCACCGTCGGTTTGATTGCGCCCTTGAGCGGGTACTTCTGTCCGTCCTGCAACCGGCTGCGGCTGACCGCCGCCGGTACCCTGCGGCCGTGCCTCTGCCAGGGGAACGAGATCGACCTGGTGGAACCCCTGGCGCGGGGGGTGAGCGACGAGGAACTGGCCGCCCTGGTTGTCCAGGCGGTGCTCCGTAAACCGCAAGGCCACCCTGAGAACGAGATCCGGCCCGTATGCGACCGGCTGATGTCCGAGATCGGCGGCTGA
- the ribD gene encoding bifunctional diaminohydroxyphosphoribosylaminopyrimidine deaminase/5-amino-6-(5-phosphoribosylamino)uracil reductase RibD, whose amino-acid sequence MDQEYMRVVLDLAAKARGRTSPNPMVGAVVVRDGEIVGHGYHARAGLPHAEIVALAQAGEAARGSTLYVSLEPCCHFGRTGPCTEAVIAAGVRRVVTAMRDPNPKVAGRGIARLREAGLEVTEDVLREEAARLNEVFIKYITTGRPFVALKAAVSLDGKIATRTGDSRWITGGPAREYAHRLRDTYDALLVGRGTVVKDDPSLTTRLPEGGRDPARVVLDSLARIPESSRMLSGESAVPVIVAVTGQAPRTRVTALESRGVQVVRCGPGPAVDLETLLRELAAREITSVLVEGGGAVHASFLEARFVDKLHWFVAPKIVGGVEAPGAVAGQGVGRMSEAVGLERVRRLELGDDFCIEGYPVWGRAGTDVHRDH is encoded by the coding sequence ATGGACCAAGAATACATGCGGGTGGTTTTGGACCTGGCGGCAAAAGCCCGGGGCCGCACCAGCCCCAATCCTATGGTCGGCGCGGTGGTGGTCCGGGACGGGGAGATTGTGGGCCATGGGTATCACGCCCGGGCCGGTTTGCCCCACGCCGAGATTGTTGCGCTTGCCCAAGCCGGCGAGGCGGCGCGCGGGTCCACCCTTTATGTCTCATTAGAGCCGTGCTGCCACTTCGGCCGGACCGGCCCCTGCACCGAGGCGGTGATCGCCGCCGGTGTGCGTCGCGTGGTGACGGCGATGCGGGACCCGAACCCGAAGGTTGCCGGCCGGGGCATCGCGCGGCTGCGCGAAGCGGGCCTTGAGGTCACCGAGGACGTCCTCCGCGAAGAGGCGGCCCGGTTAAATGAGGTCTTCATCAAATACATCACCACCGGTCGGCCGTTTGTGGCCTTGAAGGCGGCCGTGAGCCTGGACGGCAAGATCGCCACCCGCACCGGCGATTCGCGCTGGATTACCGGCGGACCGGCCCGGGAATACGCCCACCGGCTGCGGGACACGTACGACGCGCTGCTGGTGGGGCGGGGAACGGTGGTCAAAGACGACCCGTCCCTGACCACGCGGCTTCCCGAAGGGGGCCGGGATCCGGCAAGGGTGGTGCTGGACAGCCTGGCCCGTATTCCGGAATCGTCCCGGATGCTGTCGGGAGAATCGGCCGTCCCGGTGATCGTGGCGGTGACCGGACAGGCCCCGCGGACCCGGGTGACGGCTCTGGAGAGCCGGGGCGTCCAGGTGGTGCGTTGCGGTCCGGGACCGGCGGTCGACCTGGAGACGCTGCTCCGGGAACTGGCCGCGCGGGAGATCACCAGTGTGCTGGTGGAAGGTGGGGGGGCGGTGCACGCCTCGTTTTTGGAGGCCCGGTTCGTCGATAAACTGCACTGGTTCGTGGCTCCCAAGATCGTGGGCGGGGTGGAAGCCCCGGGGGCGGTGGCCGGACAGGGTGTGGGGCGCATGTCGGAGGCGGTCGGTCTGGAACGGGTGCGCCGGCTGGAACTGGGTGATGATTTCTGTATCGAAGGTTATCCGGTATGGGGGAGGGCGGGAACGGATGTTCACCGGGATCATTGA
- a CDS encoding riboflavin synthase, whose protein sequence is MFTGIIEELGTLRRAERGPVSARLHVEARAVLEEARLGESIAVNGVCLTVADFGAGWFTADVMAETLKRTNLGEVRPGERVNLERAMRLGERMGGHLVSGHVDGVGTVVGCEPEGVALVFRIQAPGTVMRYVIEKGSVAVDGISLTVVDHDRDAFRVSIIPHTAKMTTLGFKRVGARVNLEADMIAKYVERMLGGRREEPDRKLDGDFLARHGFL, encoded by the coding sequence ATGTTCACCGGGATCATTGAGGAACTGGGCACCCTGCGGCGGGCCGAACGCGGCCCGGTTTCCGCCCGCCTGCATGTCGAAGCGCGCGCGGTGCTTGAGGAGGCGCGTCTCGGTGAGAGCATCGCGGTGAACGGAGTGTGCCTGACCGTGGCCGATTTCGGTGCCGGGTGGTTTACCGCCGACGTAATGGCCGAGACGCTGAAGCGGACCAACCTGGGGGAGGTCCGCCCTGGGGAACGGGTCAATCTGGAGCGCGCCATGCGGCTTGGGGAGCGCATGGGCGGGCACCTGGTCAGCGGCCACGTCGACGGGGTGGGTACGGTCGTCGGGTGCGAACCGGAGGGAGTCGCCCTGGTGTTCCGGATCCAGGCTCCCGGGACGGTAATGCGCTACGTTATTGAAAAGGGCTCGGTGGCCGTGGACGGAATCAGCCTGACGGTGGTCGACCACGACCGGGATGCCTTCCGGGTGTCGATCATCCCGCATACGGCCAAGATGACCACCCTGGGGTTCAAGAGGGTGGGGGCGCGGGTAAACCTGGAAGCGGACATGATCGCCAAATACGTAGAGAGAATGCTGGGCGGCCGCCGGGAGGAGCCCGACCGGAAACTGGACGGCGACTTTTTGGCCCGCCACGGCTTTTTGTAG
- the ispG gene encoding flavodoxin-dependent (E)-4-hydroxy-3-methylbut-2-enyl-diphosphate synthase, which translates to MRRKTRAVRLGQVQVGGGAPVSVQSMTNTDTRDVAATVAQVRELAGVGAEIVRVAVPDREAAEALRQIRAQVPEVALVADIHFDHRLALAAVEAGVDGLRLNPGNIGGREKVAEVVRAAGERGVPIRIGVNAGSLDRKILERFGAVTAEAMVASALEHVAVLEDLGFTAVKVSLKASSVPLTMAAYRLLADQVDYPFHVGITEAGTMRGGLVKSAVGIGVLLAQGIGDTIRVSLTAPPRHEVWAGYEILKALGLRHRGVELISCPTCGRTEIDLVAIATEVEERLQGVTRALKVAVMGCVVNGPGEAREADVGIAGGKGAGLLFRRGEPVRIVPEPDLVDALLKEIEKLQSEEEQVD; encoded by the coding sequence TTGCGCAGGAAGACGCGGGCGGTGCGGCTCGGCCAAGTGCAGGTCGGCGGCGGGGCCCCGGTTTCGGTGCAATCCATGACCAACACCGACACCCGCGACGTGGCCGCCACCGTGGCTCAAGTCCGCGAGCTGGCCGGGGTCGGCGCGGAAATCGTCCGGGTGGCCGTACCCGACCGGGAGGCGGCCGAGGCGTTGCGGCAGATCCGCGCCCAGGTGCCGGAGGTGGCGCTGGTGGCGGACATTCACTTCGACCACCGCCTGGCCTTGGCGGCCGTCGAAGCGGGAGTGGACGGGCTGCGTCTGAATCCGGGCAACATCGGCGGCCGCGAAAAGGTAGCCGAGGTGGTGCGCGCGGCCGGGGAGCGGGGCGTGCCGATCCGCATCGGGGTCAACGCCGGTTCCCTGGACCGAAAGATCCTGGAGCGGTTTGGCGCCGTTACGGCCGAGGCCATGGTCGCCAGCGCCCTGGAACACGTGGCTGTTCTGGAGGACTTGGGCTTCACGGCCGTAAAGGTTTCCTTAAAGGCCAGCAGCGTACCCCTGACGATGGCCGCTTATCGGCTGCTCGCGGACCAGGTGGACTACCCCTTTCACGTCGGGATCACCGAAGCCGGAACGATGCGCGGGGGTCTGGTGAAATCGGCGGTTGGGATCGGAGTGCTGCTCGCGCAGGGTATCGGCGACACGATCCGGGTTTCCCTGACGGCACCGCCCAGGCACGAGGTCTGGGCCGGGTATGAAATATTGAAAGCCCTTGGACTGCGGCACCGGGGCGTGGAACTGATCTCCTGCCCCACGTGCGGCCGGACCGAGATCGACCTGGTGGCCATCGCGACCGAGGTGGAAGAGCGTTTGCAGGGCGTGACCCGGGCGCTCAAGGTGGCGGTGATGGGCTGCGTCGTGAACGGGCCGGGCGAGGCGCGGGAGGCCGACGTCGGCATTGCGGGCGGGAAAGGGGCCGGGCTCTTGTTCCGCAGGGGAGAACCGGTCCGCATCGTACCGGAGCCGGATTTGGTGGACGCGCTCCTGAAGGAGATAGAGAAATTGCAGTCCGAGGAGGAACAAGTTGACTAA
- a CDS encoding proline--tRNA ligase, whose product MRASEYLIPTLRETPAEAEVVSHRLLLKAGYIRKAASGFYTLLPLAHRVLQKIMRIIREEMDRQGGQEILLPIMQPAELWLRSGRWQVYGPELFRLKDRHGRDFCLGPTHEEIITELVMGDVRSHKQLPLLLYQMQNKYRDERRPRFGLLRGREFIMKDLYSFDRDEAGLEVSYRKMFTAYQRVFSRCGLEFRPVEADSGPIGGNVSHEFMVLAGSGEALVVYCPEAACGYAANVEKAESGAERPRHEEEPGALELAPTPGKRTVEDVCAFLEVGPERIVKTLLYETDKGPYAALVRGDREVNEVKLKNAVGAVHLEMAGPEAIRRITGAPVGFTGPVGLEGVRFVVDDEVSFMVNCITGANQGDAHYRNVNPGRDFPLPLVTDLRLVREKDPCPRCGRPLLAARGIEVGQVFKLGTKYSEVMGLAYLDEHGAERPVVMGCYGIGVTRTLAAAVEQNHDEQGIIWPAAIAPFAVVVVPVNIRDEVQSELAEKAYTALSGAGVDVLLDDRPERPGVKFKDADLVGYPLRVTVGKTAAEGLVELRLRKNGDTRLVGIGELAAVVRAVL is encoded by the coding sequence ATGCGCGCTAGCGAGTACCTGATCCCGACACTGCGGGAAACGCCGGCCGAAGCGGAAGTGGTCAGTCACCGGCTCCTCTTGAAAGCCGGCTACATCCGCAAGGCGGCGTCCGGGTTTTACACCCTGCTCCCGCTGGCCCACCGGGTGCTGCAAAAGATTATGCGCATCATCCGGGAGGAGATGGACCGGCAGGGGGGGCAGGAGATCCTGCTGCCGATCATGCAGCCGGCCGAGCTGTGGCTGCGTTCGGGCCGGTGGCAGGTATACGGGCCGGAGCTTTTCCGGCTGAAGGACCGGCACGGGCGCGACTTCTGCCTGGGTCCCACGCACGAGGAGATCATCACCGAACTGGTGATGGGCGATGTGCGCTCCCACAAGCAGTTGCCGCTCCTCTTGTACCAGATGCAGAACAAGTACCGGGACGAGCGGCGCCCGCGTTTCGGCCTGCTCCGGGGCCGGGAGTTCATCATGAAGGACCTTTATTCCTTCGACCGGGACGAGGCCGGCCTGGAAGTCAGTTACCGCAAGATGTTTACCGCCTACCAGCGTGTTTTCAGCCGCTGCGGGCTGGAGTTCCGCCCGGTGGAGGCGGACTCGGGGCCGATCGGGGGCAATGTCAGCCACGAGTTCATGGTCCTGGCCGGTTCCGGGGAAGCCCTGGTGGTCTACTGCCCGGAGGCGGCCTGCGGTTACGCGGCGAACGTGGAGAAAGCGGAGAGCGGCGCAGAGCGCCCGCGACATGAGGAGGAACCGGGGGCGCTGGAACTCGCGCCCACACCGGGCAAGCGGACGGTGGAGGACGTATGCGCCTTTCTGGAGGTCGGTCCGGAGCGCATCGTGAAGACCTTGTTGTACGAAACCGACAAGGGGCCTTACGCGGCGCTGGTCCGGGGCGACCGGGAAGTGAACGAGGTCAAGCTCAAGAACGCGGTCGGGGCGGTCCACCTGGAAATGGCGGGGCCGGAGGCCATCAGGCGGATCACCGGGGCCCCGGTCGGGTTCACCGGCCCGGTCGGCCTGGAGGGGGTCCGGTTCGTGGTTGACGATGAGGTTTCATTCATGGTTAACTGTATTACCGGTGCCAACCAGGGGGACGCCCATTATCGGAACGTCAATCCCGGGCGGGATTTCCCGCTGCCGCTGGTGACCGACCTGCGGCTGGTGCGGGAGAAGGACCCCTGCCCGCGGTGCGGCCGGCCCCTGCTCGCGGCCCGCGGGATCGAGGTGGGACAGGTGTTCAAGCTGGGCACCAAGTACTCCGAGGTAATGGGGCTTGCCTACCTGGATGAGCACGGTGCGGAGCGCCCGGTGGTCATGGGCTGCTACGGCATCGGCGTGACCCGCACCCTGGCGGCCGCCGTGGAACAGAACCACGATGAGCAGGGGATAATTTGGCCGGCGGCCATCGCCCCCTTTGCCGTAGTGGTGGTGCCGGTGAACATTCGGGATGAGGTGCAGTCGGAGTTGGCGGAGAAAGCCTACACGGCGCTCTCCGGAGCAGGCGTGGACGTTCTGCTGGACGACCGGCCCGAGCGCCCCGGGGTGAAGTTCAAGGACGCGGACCTGGTTGGGTACCCCCTGCGGGTTACCGTGGGCAAAACGGCCGCCGAAGGGCTGGTGGAGTTGCGGCTTCGGAAGAACGGGGACACCCGTCTGGTCGGAATCGGGGAACTGGCGGCTGTGGTGCGCGCGGTTCTGTAA
- a CDS encoding bifunctional 3,4-dihydroxy-2-butanone-4-phosphate synthase/GTP cyclohydrolase II — MEFGFNTIEEAIEDFRRGKMLVVVDDEDRENEGDLIMAAEKVTPEAINFMVTHARGLVCMPITGELALKLELTPMVVTNTDPHATAFTVSVDAVGSTTGISAHERAFTVQKIIDPATRPEDLRRPGHIFPLRAKDGGVLRRAGHTEAAVDMAKMAGLYPAGVICEIMKEDGTMARVPELMGFVREHGLKIVTIADLIRYRRRTEKLVRLVGTAKMPSRYGDFVVYAYESLLDGKGHLALVKGDLSSVEAPLVRVHSECLTGDVFGSIRCDCGNQIGRALRQIEAEGVGVLLYMRQEGRGIGILNKIRAYELQDEGKDTVEANEALGFPPDLRDYGIGAQILSDLGLTKLRIMTNNPRKIAGLEGHGLKVVERVVIEVPPGPENGFYLATKKRKMGHLLTLAD; from the coding sequence GTGGAGTTTGGATTCAACACGATTGAGGAAGCCATTGAAGACTTCCGCCGGGGTAAGATGCTGGTGGTAGTGGACGACGAGGACCGGGAGAACGAAGGCGACTTGATAATGGCCGCGGAGAAAGTGACTCCGGAGGCCATCAACTTTATGGTGACGCATGCGCGCGGCCTGGTGTGCATGCCGATCACCGGTGAGTTGGCCCTGAAACTGGAATTGACTCCCATGGTGGTCACCAATACCGATCCGCACGCCACCGCCTTCACGGTATCGGTGGACGCGGTGGGGAGTACGACCGGGATTTCGGCTCACGAACGCGCCTTTACGGTGCAGAAGATCATCGATCCGGCAACCAGGCCCGAAGACCTGCGGCGGCCCGGCCACATTTTTCCGTTGCGCGCCAAGGATGGCGGGGTGCTCCGCCGGGCCGGACATACCGAAGCGGCGGTGGACATGGCCAAAATGGCCGGCCTTTATCCCGCCGGCGTGATCTGCGAGATTATGAAGGAAGACGGTACCATGGCCCGCGTCCCGGAACTGATGGGGTTCGTAAGGGAACACGGGCTGAAGATCGTGACCATAGCCGACCTGATCCGCTACCGGCGCCGCACCGAAAAGCTGGTGCGCCTGGTGGGCACCGCCAAGATGCCCTCCCGGTACGGGGATTTCGTGGTATACGCCTATGAGAGCTTGTTGGACGGCAAGGGGCACCTGGCGCTGGTGAAGGGTGACCTGAGTTCGGTCGAGGCACCCCTGGTGCGGGTCCACTCCGAGTGCCTGACCGGGGACGTGTTCGGTTCCATCCGGTGCGACTGCGGGAACCAGATCGGCCGGGCCCTGCGGCAGATCGAAGCGGAGGGGGTCGGGGTGCTGCTGTACATGCGGCAGGAGGGCCGGGGGATCGGCATCCTGAACAAGATCCGGGCCTACGAACTGCAGGACGAGGGCAAGGATACCGTGGAGGCGAACGAGGCCCTCGGTTTTCCGCCCGACCTGAGAGACTACGGCATCGGTGCCCAGATCCTTTCGGACTTGGGCTTGACCAAGCTGCGCATCATGACCAACAACCCCCGGAAGATCGCCGGTCTGGAAGGTCACGGCCTGAAAGTGGTGGAACGGGTGGTGATCGAGGTGCCGCCGGGGCCGGAAAACGGGTTCTACCTGGCCACCAAGAAACGGAAAATGGGGCATCTTCTGACACTTGCGGACTAA